A region of Rhinoraja longicauda isolate Sanriku21f chromosome 1, sRhiLon1.1, whole genome shotgun sequence DNA encodes the following proteins:
- the pcdh10a gene encoding protocadherin-10a isoform X2, with translation MTFLFFLLFILIQRVSCQIRYSVPEEQEHGTLVGNIAEDLGLDVTKLAARRFQTVPSSRSPHLEVNLENGVLFVNEKMDREQICKQSPSCLLHIEVFLENPLELFRVEIEIVDINDNPPSFPEADITVDISESAGAGTRLPLESAFDPDVGTNSLRTYEITPNSYFYLDVQTQGDGNKFAELVLEKNLDREQQALHRYVLTAVDGGMPQRTGTALLTIKVLDSNDNVPVFEQSVYTVSLPENAPVGTLVIQLNATDRDEGKNGEVVYSFSNHVSPRVKELFSIESRTGWIEVKGAIDYEESSLYQLFVQAKDLGPNAVPAHCKVLVKVTDVNDNAPEISFSTVSDSVNESATLGTVVALLSVTDRDSGDNGQLHCEILGQVPFKLKPSFKNYYTIVTDGPLDREITDSYTVTIMAKDRGSPPLASSKSIKVQVADENDNAPRFSRSSYDVHVSENNVPGAYIYAVTAVDPDLGQNAYISYSILECDIQGMSVFTYVSINSENGYLYALRSFDYEQLKEFSFTVQARDAGNPPLSSNTTINIIIVDQNDNAPSIVSPVSRNGSAKEVVPRSAEPGYLVARLVAVDADDGDNARLTYYIAKGNELGLFRMDWRSGELKTVRRLPANKKASSAPYELLIEVRDHGQPPLSATAIILVVIVDSPVDRQGERGNRAGSPKENSLDLTLILIIALGSVSFVFLLAMIVLAIRCQKDKKVNIYSCLASECCTCCRQARNRKKKLSKSDIMLVQTTNTNAAQVSVEEGGFGHHSQNYCYQVCLTPESAKTDLMFLKPCSPVRSTDAEHNPCGAIITGYTDQQPDIISNGSILSNETKHQRTELNFLVDRPRRVNSSAFQEADIVSSKDSGHGDSEQGDSDHDATNRAHNSGADLFSNCTEECKALGHSDRCWMPSFVPTDNRQGPDYRSNLHVPGMDSVPDTEVYEVPEQPGEKSFSTFGKEKMHPANLEKKEYDALLPNTRAPYKPPYLTRKRIC, from the exons ATGACCTTCCTATTCTTTTTGCTTTTCATCCTGATCCAACGCGTTTCCTGTCAGATCCGTTATTCCGTTCCCGAGGAGCAGGAACATGGCACGTTGGTGGGGAATATCGCCGAGGATTTGGGCTTGGACGTGACCAAGCTGGCGGCCAGACGGTTCCAGACGGTGCCGAGTTCCCGGAGCCCGCACCTGGAGGTGAACCTGGAGAACGGGGTGCTGTTCGTCAACGAGAAGATGGACCGCGAGCAGATATGCAAGCAAAGCCCCAGCTGCCTGCTACACATCGAGGTCTTCCTGGAGAACCCGCTGGAACTTTTCCGCGTGGAGATCGAGATCGTGGATATTAACGACAACCCGCCGAGTTTCCCGGAGGCGGACATCACGGTGGACATCTCTGAGAGCGCTGGTGCTGGCACTCGGCTGCCGCTGGAGAGCGCCTTCGACCCGGACGTGGGCACCAACTCGCTCCGCACCTACGAGATCACCCCCAATAGCTACTTTTACCTCGACGTGCAGACCCAAGGAGACGGCAACAAGTTCGCCGAGCTGGTGTTGGAGAAGAACCTGGACCGGGAGCAGCAGGCTCTCCACCGCTATGTGCTGACGGCGGTGGATGGAGGAATGCCCCAGCGCACAGGCACCGCACTGCTCACCATCAAGGTACTGGACTCCAACGACAACGTGCCCGTCTTCGAGCAGTCCGTCTACACAGTGAGCCTGCCCGAAAACGCGCCCGTCGGCACCCTGGTCATTCAGCTCAACGCTACCGACCGCGACGAAGGCAAGAACGGCGAGGTGGTGTACTCGTTCAGCAACCACGTCTCGCCCAGGGTGAAGGAGCTGTTCAGCATCGAGTCTAGGACTGGCTGGATCGAGGTGAAGGGGGCCATCGATTACGAGGAGAGCAGCCTGTACCAGCTGTTCGTCCAAGCGAAGGACCTGGGACCCAACGCGGTGCCGGCTCACTGCAAAGTGCTGGTGAAAGTTACCGACGTGAACGACAACGCGCCGGAGATCAGTTTCAGCACCGTTTCTGACTCTGTCAACGAGAGCGCAACGTTGGGCACTGTGGTTGCCTTACTGAGTGTGACCGACCGCGACTCTGGTGACAACGGGCAGCTCCACTGCGAGATCTTGGGGCAGGTGCCTTTCAAACTGAAGCCCTCCTTCAAGAATTACTACACCATCGTGACCGACGGGCCGCTGGACCGAGAGATCACCGACTCCTACACTGTGACCATCATGGCGAAGGACCGGGGTTCGCCCCCTCTGGCGTCCAGCAAGTCCATCAAGGTGCAAGTGGCGGACGAGAACGACAATGCTCCCCGCTTCTCCCGGTCTTCCTACGACGTGCACGTTTCAGAGAACAATGTTCCCGGGGCTTATATTTACGCAGTGACTGCTGTGGACCCCGACTTGGGGCAGAACGCGTACATCTCTTACTCCATATTAGAGTGCGATATACAGGGCATGTCGGTCTTTACCTACGTTTCCATAAACTCCGAGAATGGCTATCTGTACGCCTTGCGCTCTTTCGACTACGAGCAGCTGAAGGAGTTCAGTTTCACGGTGCAGGCCAGGGACGCGGGGAACCCTCCTCTAAGCAGTAACACCACCATCAACATCATCATAGTGGACCAGAATGACAACGCGCCGTCCATCGTATCGCCCGTGTCAAGGAACGGCAGCGCCAAGGAGGTGGTTCCCCGCTCGGCTGAGCCGGGCTATCTGGTGGCCAGACTGGTGGCAGTGGACGCAGACGATGGTGACAACGCTCGGCTCACATATTACATCGCCAAGGGCAACGAGCTGGGTCTCTTCAGGATGGACTGGAGGAGTGGAGAGCTCAAGACCGTCAGGAGGTTGCCCGCTAACAAGAAGGCCTCCAGCGCCCCTTACGAGCTCCTGATCGAGGTCAGGGACCATGGACAACCGCCCCTGTCAGCCACGGCCATCATCCTTGTGGTTATAGTGGACAGTCCCGTGGACCGACAGGGAGAACGGGGCAACCGAGCTGGTAGCCCGAAGGAAAACTCGCTGGATTTGACCCTGATCTTGATTATCGCCCTGGGCTCGGTATCCTTCGTCTTCCTGCTGGCCATGATCGTGCTGGCCATCCGCTGCCAGAAGGACAAAAAGGTGAACATCTACAGCTGCCTGGCCAGCGAGTGTTGTACCTGCTGCCGCCAGGCGAGGAACAGGAAGAAAAAGCTCAGCAAGTCGGACATCATGCTGGTGCAGACAACCAACACCAACGCGGCCCAGGTGTCGGTGGAGGAAGGGGGCTTTGGACACCATAGTCAGAATTACTGTTACCAAGTTTGCCTGACTCCAGAATCGGCCAAAACAGATCTCATGTTCTTGAAACCGTGTAGCCCGGTCAGGAGTACAGACGCTGAACATAACCCCTGCGGGGCCATTATTACGGGCTACACCGACCAGCAGCCTGACATCATTTCCAATGGGAGTATATTATCAAACGAG ACAAAACATCAACGGACCGAACTCAATTTTCTTGTGGACAGACCCCGCCGAGTTAACAG tTCTGCTTTCCAGGAAGCGGATATCGTGAGTTCAAAGGACAGTGGTCACGGTGACAGTGAACAAGGCGACAGTGACCACGATGCAACCAACCGAGCTCACAACTCTG GAGCTGACCTCTTTTCCAATTGCACAGAAGAGTGTAAAGCACTGGGACACTCGGACCGTTGCTGGATGCCCAGCTTTGTACCCACAGACAACCGCCAAGGTCCGGATTATCGTAGTAATTTGCATGTCCCAGGCATGGACTCAGTGCCAGACACTGAAGTCTATGAAGTTCCAGAACAGCCTGGAGAGAAATCCTTCTCTACATTTGGAAAAGAAAAAATGCATCCAGCAAATTTGGAAAAGAAAGAATATGATGCACTTCTGCCCAACACACGTGCGCCTTACAAGCCACCGTATTTAA
- the pcdh10a gene encoding protocadherin-10a isoform X3, giving the protein MTFLFFLLFILIQRVSCQIRYSVPEEQEHGTLVGNIAEDLGLDVTKLAARRFQTVPSSRSPHLEVNLENGVLFVNEKMDREQICKQSPSCLLHIEVFLENPLELFRVEIEIVDINDNPPSFPEADITVDISESAGAGTRLPLESAFDPDVGTNSLRTYEITPNSYFYLDVQTQGDGNKFAELVLEKNLDREQQALHRYVLTAVDGGMPQRTGTALLTIKVLDSNDNVPVFEQSVYTVSLPENAPVGTLVIQLNATDRDEGKNGEVVYSFSNHVSPRVKELFSIESRTGWIEVKGAIDYEESSLYQLFVQAKDLGPNAVPAHCKVLVKVTDVNDNAPEISFSTVSDSVNESATLGTVVALLSVTDRDSGDNGQLHCEILGQVPFKLKPSFKNYYTIVTDGPLDREITDSYTVTIMAKDRGSPPLASSKSIKVQVADENDNAPRFSRSSYDVHVSENNVPGAYIYAVTAVDPDLGQNAYISYSILECDIQGMSVFTYVSINSENGYLYALRSFDYEQLKEFSFTVQARDAGNPPLSSNTTINIIIVDQNDNAPSIVSPVSRNGSAKEVVPRSAEPGYLVARLVAVDADDGDNARLTYYIAKGNELGLFRMDWRSGELKTVRRLPANKKASSAPYELLIEVRDHGQPPLSATAIILVVIVDSPVDRQGERGNRAGSPKENSLDLTLILIIALGSVSFVFLLAMIVLAIRCQKDKKVNIYSCLASECCTCCRQARNRKKKLSKSDIMLVQTTNTNAAQVSVEEGGFGHHSQNYCYQVCLTPESAKTDLMFLKPCSPVRSTDAEHNPCGAIITGYTDQQPDIISNGSILSNETKHQRTELNFLVDRPRRVNSSAFQEADIVSSKDSGHGDSEQGDSDHDATNRAHNSGRSPRCILLHLGESRTVQDADFSTTAVNAAL; this is encoded by the exons ATGACCTTCCTATTCTTTTTGCTTTTCATCCTGATCCAACGCGTTTCCTGTCAGATCCGTTATTCCGTTCCCGAGGAGCAGGAACATGGCACGTTGGTGGGGAATATCGCCGAGGATTTGGGCTTGGACGTGACCAAGCTGGCGGCCAGACGGTTCCAGACGGTGCCGAGTTCCCGGAGCCCGCACCTGGAGGTGAACCTGGAGAACGGGGTGCTGTTCGTCAACGAGAAGATGGACCGCGAGCAGATATGCAAGCAAAGCCCCAGCTGCCTGCTACACATCGAGGTCTTCCTGGAGAACCCGCTGGAACTTTTCCGCGTGGAGATCGAGATCGTGGATATTAACGACAACCCGCCGAGTTTCCCGGAGGCGGACATCACGGTGGACATCTCTGAGAGCGCTGGTGCTGGCACTCGGCTGCCGCTGGAGAGCGCCTTCGACCCGGACGTGGGCACCAACTCGCTCCGCACCTACGAGATCACCCCCAATAGCTACTTTTACCTCGACGTGCAGACCCAAGGAGACGGCAACAAGTTCGCCGAGCTGGTGTTGGAGAAGAACCTGGACCGGGAGCAGCAGGCTCTCCACCGCTATGTGCTGACGGCGGTGGATGGAGGAATGCCCCAGCGCACAGGCACCGCACTGCTCACCATCAAGGTACTGGACTCCAACGACAACGTGCCCGTCTTCGAGCAGTCCGTCTACACAGTGAGCCTGCCCGAAAACGCGCCCGTCGGCACCCTGGTCATTCAGCTCAACGCTACCGACCGCGACGAAGGCAAGAACGGCGAGGTGGTGTACTCGTTCAGCAACCACGTCTCGCCCAGGGTGAAGGAGCTGTTCAGCATCGAGTCTAGGACTGGCTGGATCGAGGTGAAGGGGGCCATCGATTACGAGGAGAGCAGCCTGTACCAGCTGTTCGTCCAAGCGAAGGACCTGGGACCCAACGCGGTGCCGGCTCACTGCAAAGTGCTGGTGAAAGTTACCGACGTGAACGACAACGCGCCGGAGATCAGTTTCAGCACCGTTTCTGACTCTGTCAACGAGAGCGCAACGTTGGGCACTGTGGTTGCCTTACTGAGTGTGACCGACCGCGACTCTGGTGACAACGGGCAGCTCCACTGCGAGATCTTGGGGCAGGTGCCTTTCAAACTGAAGCCCTCCTTCAAGAATTACTACACCATCGTGACCGACGGGCCGCTGGACCGAGAGATCACCGACTCCTACACTGTGACCATCATGGCGAAGGACCGGGGTTCGCCCCCTCTGGCGTCCAGCAAGTCCATCAAGGTGCAAGTGGCGGACGAGAACGACAATGCTCCCCGCTTCTCCCGGTCTTCCTACGACGTGCACGTTTCAGAGAACAATGTTCCCGGGGCTTATATTTACGCAGTGACTGCTGTGGACCCCGACTTGGGGCAGAACGCGTACATCTCTTACTCCATATTAGAGTGCGATATACAGGGCATGTCGGTCTTTACCTACGTTTCCATAAACTCCGAGAATGGCTATCTGTACGCCTTGCGCTCTTTCGACTACGAGCAGCTGAAGGAGTTCAGTTTCACGGTGCAGGCCAGGGACGCGGGGAACCCTCCTCTAAGCAGTAACACCACCATCAACATCATCATAGTGGACCAGAATGACAACGCGCCGTCCATCGTATCGCCCGTGTCAAGGAACGGCAGCGCCAAGGAGGTGGTTCCCCGCTCGGCTGAGCCGGGCTATCTGGTGGCCAGACTGGTGGCAGTGGACGCAGACGATGGTGACAACGCTCGGCTCACATATTACATCGCCAAGGGCAACGAGCTGGGTCTCTTCAGGATGGACTGGAGGAGTGGAGAGCTCAAGACCGTCAGGAGGTTGCCCGCTAACAAGAAGGCCTCCAGCGCCCCTTACGAGCTCCTGATCGAGGTCAGGGACCATGGACAACCGCCCCTGTCAGCCACGGCCATCATCCTTGTGGTTATAGTGGACAGTCCCGTGGACCGACAGGGAGAACGGGGCAACCGAGCTGGTAGCCCGAAGGAAAACTCGCTGGATTTGACCCTGATCTTGATTATCGCCCTGGGCTCGGTATCCTTCGTCTTCCTGCTGGCCATGATCGTGCTGGCCATCCGCTGCCAGAAGGACAAAAAGGTGAACATCTACAGCTGCCTGGCCAGCGAGTGTTGTACCTGCTGCCGCCAGGCGAGGAACAGGAAGAAAAAGCTCAGCAAGTCGGACATCATGCTGGTGCAGACAACCAACACCAACGCGGCCCAGGTGTCGGTGGAGGAAGGGGGCTTTGGACACCATAGTCAGAATTACTGTTACCAAGTTTGCCTGACTCCAGAATCGGCCAAAACAGATCTCATGTTCTTGAAACCGTGTAGCCCGGTCAGGAGTACAGACGCTGAACATAACCCCTGCGGGGCCATTATTACGGGCTACACCGACCAGCAGCCTGACATCATTTCCAATGGGAGTATATTATCAAACGAG ACAAAACATCAACGGACCGAACTCAATTTTCTTGTGGACAGACCCCGCCGAGTTAACAG tTCTGCTTTCCAGGAAGCGGATATCGTGAGTTCAAAGGACAGTGGTCACGGTGACAGTGAACAAGGCGACAGTGACCACGATGCAACCAACCGAGCTCACAACTCTG GCCGTTCACCGAGATGCATCCTCCTCCATCTGGGGGAGAGCAGGACGGTCCAGGATGCAGACTTCTCCACGACTGCCGTCAATGCAGCTCTGTGA
- the pcdh10a gene encoding protocadherin-10a isoform X1 codes for MTFLFFLLFILIQRVSCQIRYSVPEEQEHGTLVGNIAEDLGLDVTKLAARRFQTVPSSRSPHLEVNLENGVLFVNEKMDREQICKQSPSCLLHIEVFLENPLELFRVEIEIVDINDNPPSFPEADITVDISESAGAGTRLPLESAFDPDVGTNSLRTYEITPNSYFYLDVQTQGDGNKFAELVLEKNLDREQQALHRYVLTAVDGGMPQRTGTALLTIKVLDSNDNVPVFEQSVYTVSLPENAPVGTLVIQLNATDRDEGKNGEVVYSFSNHVSPRVKELFSIESRTGWIEVKGAIDYEESSLYQLFVQAKDLGPNAVPAHCKVLVKVTDVNDNAPEISFSTVSDSVNESATLGTVVALLSVTDRDSGDNGQLHCEILGQVPFKLKPSFKNYYTIVTDGPLDREITDSYTVTIMAKDRGSPPLASSKSIKVQVADENDNAPRFSRSSYDVHVSENNVPGAYIYAVTAVDPDLGQNAYISYSILECDIQGMSVFTYVSINSENGYLYALRSFDYEQLKEFSFTVQARDAGNPPLSSNTTINIIIVDQNDNAPSIVSPVSRNGSAKEVVPRSAEPGYLVARLVAVDADDGDNARLTYYIAKGNELGLFRMDWRSGELKTVRRLPANKKASSAPYELLIEVRDHGQPPLSATAIILVVIVDSPVDRQGERGNRAGSPKENSLDLTLILIIALGSVSFVFLLAMIVLAIRCQKDKKVNIYSCLASECCTCCRQARNRKKKLSKSDIMLVQTTNTNAAQVSVEEGGFGHHSQNYCYQVCLTPESAKTDLMFLKPCSPVRSTDAEHNPCGAIITGYTDQQPDIISNGSILSNETKHQRTELNFLVDRPRRVNSSAFQEADIVSSKDSGHGDSEQGDSDHDATNRAHNSGADLFSNCTEECKALGHSDRCWMPSFVPTDNRQGPDYRSNLHVPGMDSVPDTEVYEVPEQPGEKSFSTFGKEKMHPANLEKKEYDALLPNTRAPYKPPYLRRMCLRWRHAEKLHQIDSRDEEANV; via the exons ATGACCTTCCTATTCTTTTTGCTTTTCATCCTGATCCAACGCGTTTCCTGTCAGATCCGTTATTCCGTTCCCGAGGAGCAGGAACATGGCACGTTGGTGGGGAATATCGCCGAGGATTTGGGCTTGGACGTGACCAAGCTGGCGGCCAGACGGTTCCAGACGGTGCCGAGTTCCCGGAGCCCGCACCTGGAGGTGAACCTGGAGAACGGGGTGCTGTTCGTCAACGAGAAGATGGACCGCGAGCAGATATGCAAGCAAAGCCCCAGCTGCCTGCTACACATCGAGGTCTTCCTGGAGAACCCGCTGGAACTTTTCCGCGTGGAGATCGAGATCGTGGATATTAACGACAACCCGCCGAGTTTCCCGGAGGCGGACATCACGGTGGACATCTCTGAGAGCGCTGGTGCTGGCACTCGGCTGCCGCTGGAGAGCGCCTTCGACCCGGACGTGGGCACCAACTCGCTCCGCACCTACGAGATCACCCCCAATAGCTACTTTTACCTCGACGTGCAGACCCAAGGAGACGGCAACAAGTTCGCCGAGCTGGTGTTGGAGAAGAACCTGGACCGGGAGCAGCAGGCTCTCCACCGCTATGTGCTGACGGCGGTGGATGGAGGAATGCCCCAGCGCACAGGCACCGCACTGCTCACCATCAAGGTACTGGACTCCAACGACAACGTGCCCGTCTTCGAGCAGTCCGTCTACACAGTGAGCCTGCCCGAAAACGCGCCCGTCGGCACCCTGGTCATTCAGCTCAACGCTACCGACCGCGACGAAGGCAAGAACGGCGAGGTGGTGTACTCGTTCAGCAACCACGTCTCGCCCAGGGTGAAGGAGCTGTTCAGCATCGAGTCTAGGACTGGCTGGATCGAGGTGAAGGGGGCCATCGATTACGAGGAGAGCAGCCTGTACCAGCTGTTCGTCCAAGCGAAGGACCTGGGACCCAACGCGGTGCCGGCTCACTGCAAAGTGCTGGTGAAAGTTACCGACGTGAACGACAACGCGCCGGAGATCAGTTTCAGCACCGTTTCTGACTCTGTCAACGAGAGCGCAACGTTGGGCACTGTGGTTGCCTTACTGAGTGTGACCGACCGCGACTCTGGTGACAACGGGCAGCTCCACTGCGAGATCTTGGGGCAGGTGCCTTTCAAACTGAAGCCCTCCTTCAAGAATTACTACACCATCGTGACCGACGGGCCGCTGGACCGAGAGATCACCGACTCCTACACTGTGACCATCATGGCGAAGGACCGGGGTTCGCCCCCTCTGGCGTCCAGCAAGTCCATCAAGGTGCAAGTGGCGGACGAGAACGACAATGCTCCCCGCTTCTCCCGGTCTTCCTACGACGTGCACGTTTCAGAGAACAATGTTCCCGGGGCTTATATTTACGCAGTGACTGCTGTGGACCCCGACTTGGGGCAGAACGCGTACATCTCTTACTCCATATTAGAGTGCGATATACAGGGCATGTCGGTCTTTACCTACGTTTCCATAAACTCCGAGAATGGCTATCTGTACGCCTTGCGCTCTTTCGACTACGAGCAGCTGAAGGAGTTCAGTTTCACGGTGCAGGCCAGGGACGCGGGGAACCCTCCTCTAAGCAGTAACACCACCATCAACATCATCATAGTGGACCAGAATGACAACGCGCCGTCCATCGTATCGCCCGTGTCAAGGAACGGCAGCGCCAAGGAGGTGGTTCCCCGCTCGGCTGAGCCGGGCTATCTGGTGGCCAGACTGGTGGCAGTGGACGCAGACGATGGTGACAACGCTCGGCTCACATATTACATCGCCAAGGGCAACGAGCTGGGTCTCTTCAGGATGGACTGGAGGAGTGGAGAGCTCAAGACCGTCAGGAGGTTGCCCGCTAACAAGAAGGCCTCCAGCGCCCCTTACGAGCTCCTGATCGAGGTCAGGGACCATGGACAACCGCCCCTGTCAGCCACGGCCATCATCCTTGTGGTTATAGTGGACAGTCCCGTGGACCGACAGGGAGAACGGGGCAACCGAGCTGGTAGCCCGAAGGAAAACTCGCTGGATTTGACCCTGATCTTGATTATCGCCCTGGGCTCGGTATCCTTCGTCTTCCTGCTGGCCATGATCGTGCTGGCCATCCGCTGCCAGAAGGACAAAAAGGTGAACATCTACAGCTGCCTGGCCAGCGAGTGTTGTACCTGCTGCCGCCAGGCGAGGAACAGGAAGAAAAAGCTCAGCAAGTCGGACATCATGCTGGTGCAGACAACCAACACCAACGCGGCCCAGGTGTCGGTGGAGGAAGGGGGCTTTGGACACCATAGTCAGAATTACTGTTACCAAGTTTGCCTGACTCCAGAATCGGCCAAAACAGATCTCATGTTCTTGAAACCGTGTAGCCCGGTCAGGAGTACAGACGCTGAACATAACCCCTGCGGGGCCATTATTACGGGCTACACCGACCAGCAGCCTGACATCATTTCCAATGGGAGTATATTATCAAACGAG ACAAAACATCAACGGACCGAACTCAATTTTCTTGTGGACAGACCCCGCCGAGTTAACAG tTCTGCTTTCCAGGAAGCGGATATCGTGAGTTCAAAGGACAGTGGTCACGGTGACAGTGAACAAGGCGACAGTGACCACGATGCAACCAACCGAGCTCACAACTCTG GAGCTGACCTCTTTTCCAATTGCACAGAAGAGTGTAAAGCACTGGGACACTCGGACCGTTGCTGGATGCCCAGCTTTGTACCCACAGACAACCGCCAAGGTCCGGATTATCGTAGTAATTTGCATGTCCCAGGCATGGACTCAGTGCCAGACACTGAAGTCTATGAAGTTCCAGAACAGCCTGGAGAGAAATCCTTCTCTACATTTGGAAAAGAAAAAATGCATCCAGCAAATTTGGAAAAGAAAGAATATGATGCACTTCTGCCCAACACACGTGCGCCTTACAAGCCACCGTATTTAA GAAGAATGTGCTTGCGTTGGAGGCATGCAGAGAagcttcaccagattgattcccggGATGAAGAGGCCAATGTATGA